The following proteins come from a genomic window of Vidua chalybeata isolate OUT-0048 chromosome 2, bVidCha1 merged haplotype, whole genome shotgun sequence:
- the TMPRSS3 gene encoding transmembrane protease serine 3 yields the protein MTSQEEVQETNPTTGSLEIISVTEDEPPVPQIQFTFKRFFFIPQARVDPSADGSGDIEPPSMCHALVSLKYFPYICGLFLAVILAVAIGLGVQYNCIGKFRCRSSFKCIQKSARCNGVFNCKEGEDEYRCVRLSGKRAVLQVFTFGSWRTVCSDDWRAEYGNTTCKHLGFSSYVSSGYLPVAAVEKQFQRHFVSLSHWFAADQVTSLHNATNLREECTSGNVIILKCLACGTRASYGPRIVGGNASSPRQWPWQVSLQFQGHHLCGGSVITPLWILTAAHCVYDLYLPSSWSVQVGFVTQQDTQVHPHSVEKIIYHRNYKPKTMGNDIALMKLAAPLALNGHIEPICLPNFGEHFPAGKMCWVSGWGATVEGGDTSDTMNYAGVPLISNAICNHRDVYGGIITSSMLCAGFLKGGVDTCQGDSGGPLACEDMSVWKLVGTTSFGVGCAEKNKPGVYSRTTSFLDWIHEQMEREELQT from the exons ATGACTTCTCAGGAAGAG GTTCAAGAGACAAATCCCACTACTGGAAGTCTTGAAATCATCTCCGTTACAGAAGATGAACCACCAGTACCACAAATTCAGTTTACcttcaaaagatttttcttcataCCACAAGCAAGAGTGGACCCGAGTGCAGATGGATCTG GAGATATTGAACCACCTTCAATGTGCCATGCTCTTGTCTCCCTAAAATACTTCCCATATATCTGTGGTTTATTCCTTGCAGTAATCCTAGCAGTTGCCATTGGCCTGGGTG TCCAGTACAACTGCATTGGGAAATTCCGCTGTCGATCATCCTTTAAGTGTATCCAGAAATCAGCCAGGTGCAATGGTGTCTTCAACTGTAAAGAAGGGGAGGATGAGTACAGATGTG TCAGGCTGAGTGGGAAgagggcagtgctgcaggtgtTCACCTTCGGCTCCTGGCGCACGGTCTGCTCCGACGACTGGAGGGCAGAGTATGGGAACACGACCTGCAAGCACCTGGGCTTCTCAAG TTATGTGAGTTCAGGTTACCTGCCCGTGGCTGCAGTCGAAAAACAGTTCCAAAGACATTTCGTATCCCTCAGCCACTGGTTCGCAGCTGATCAAGTGACATCCCTGCACAATGCCACCAACCTCAG GGAGGAATGCACTTCTGGCAATGTGATCATCTTAAAGTGCTTGG CGTGTGGGACTCGGGCCAGCTACGGGCCGCGGATCGTGGGGGGCAACGCGTCGTCCCCCCGGCAGTGGCCATGGCAGGTCAGCCTGCAGTTCCAGGGCCACCACCTGTGCGGGGGCTCAGTCATCACCCCGCTCTGGATCCTCACGGCTGCCCACTGCGTCTACGA CCTGTACTTGCCGAGCTCATGGAGCGTTCAGGTTGGTTTTGTGACTCAGCAGGACACCCAGGTTCACCCACattcagtggaaaaaataatttaccatCGGAATTATAAACCCAAGACTATGGGGAATGACATAGCACTGATGAAACTGGCAGCACCTCTCGCTCTCAATG gtcACATTGAACCAATCTGTCTGCCCAATTTTGGTGAACATttcccagcagggaaaatgTGTTGGGTATCAGGATGGGGAGCAACTGTGGAAGGAG GTGACACATCTGACACCATGAATTATGCAGGTGTCCCTCTGATTTCCAATGCAATTTGCAATCACAGGGATGTCTACGGTGGGATCATAACTTCTTCAATGCTTTGTGCTGGTTTCCTAAAGGGAGGAGTGGACACCTGCCAG GGAGATAGTGGGGGGCCTTTAGCCTGTGAAGATATGAGTGTCTGGAAGCTGGTGGGGACCACCAGCTTCGGAGTGGGCTGTGCAGAGAAGAACAAGCCGGGCGTCTACAGCAGAACCACCTCCTTCCTGGACTGGATCCACGAGCAGATGGAG agaGAAGAACTGCAGACCTGA